The following proteins come from a genomic window of Macaca fascicularis isolate 582-1 chromosome 8, T2T-MFA8v1.1:
- the DEFB136 gene encoding defensin beta 136, translated as MNLHLSALLLLLVILLPSGKGMFGNDGVKVRTCTSRKAVCFFGCPPGYQWIAFCHNILSCCKNMTRFQPPQAKEPWSH; from the exons ATGAACCTCCATCTCTCTGCGTTACTCCTCCTCCTGGTGATCTTACTGCCTTCAG GAAAAGGTATGTTTGGGAACGATGGAGTCAAAGTCCGCACCTGCACTAGCCGGAAAGCCGTATGTTTCTTCGGGTGTCCGCCAGGATACCAGTGGATTGCGTTCTGCCACAATATTCTGTCTTGCTGTAAAAATATGACACGTTTTCAACCCCCACAAGCCAAAGAGCCATGGTCTCATTAA